The nucleotide sequence CTTCGCGCCGTGCTGTCGTGGGTCAGCCCCGACCCGTACAACCCGATCGTCCGGGGCCTCTACGCGGTGACCGAACCGGTCCTCTCCCGCCTGCGCCGGAAACTCCCGCTGTTCGCCGGCTCCATCGACTTCGCGCCGATGGTCGCGATCCTCGGAATCATCTTCCTGCAGCGGTTCGTCGTGCGGACGTTGTTCGACCTCGCCCTCCGGATGCCGTGAGCCGGACGGACGGCCCCTCCGCCACCGTGTCGGTCCGCGTGGTCCCGCGCTCCTCGAGGGAGGGGGTTGCCGGGTTCGAGGGAGGCGTCGTGCGGATCCGCCTCCACGCCCCCCCCGTCGAGGGGAAGGCCAACGAAGCCCTCGTCCGCTTCCTTGCGAAGGCCGTGGGGGTTCCGAGGAACCGCATCACGCTGATCACGGGGGAGAGGGGGCGGAGCAAGATCGTCCGCGTTGCCGGCGTCACCCGCGAGGCGCTGCTGGCCGCTCTCGGTTTATAATCCCATCACTCGACCCTGCGGATCCAATGGTGACGGTCCTCGATCTCCCCGTACTGGATTCCCGTGATCTCCCGGTAGAGGCGCAGGGAAAATTCCCCCGTCCGGCCCCGGCCGACCTGGATCTCCTTCCCATGGCAGGAGAAGGAACCCACCGGGGAGATGACCGCCGCCGTCCCCGAGCCGAACGTCTCCGAGAGCGTTCCGTCGGCGGCGCCTTTCAGGATCTCGTCGATCTCCACGGGGCGCTCCGCCACCGGGATCTTCCACTCCCGCGCGAGCGTGAGGACCGTGTCCCGCGTCACTCCGGGGAGGATCGACCCGGAGAGCGGCGGGGTGACCAGTTCGCCGCGGAGCACGAAGAAGATGTTCATCGTCCCGACCTCTTCCACGAAGCGACGATGTTCCGCATCGAGCCACAGGACCTGGTCGAACCCCTTCTCCTTGGCTTTCTTCGCCGCGAGGAGGCTCGCCGCGTAGTTCCCTCCCGTTTTCGCCTCCCCCGTGCCCCCGCGGGCCGCGCGCACGTACGTCTCCTCGACGAGGATGCGAACGGGGTCGAACCCCCGCGCGTAGTACGCACCCACCGGGCCGGTGATGATGAAGAAGAGGACCTCCGCCGACGGGCGAACGCCCAGCCCCGCTTCGGTTCCGATCATCGTGGGACGGATGTAGAGGGAGGCCCCCTCGTCCCTCGGGATCCACTCCCGGTCGAGCCGCACCAGGGCCCGGAGGGCGGCGAACTGGTCTTCGACCGGGATCTCCGGCAGGCACATGCGCGCGGCCGACCGGTTCAGCCGCTCCGCGTTTTGGTCGGGACGGAAGAGGCAGACGGCGCCGTCCCGCGCGAAGTACGCCTTCATCCCCTCGAAGATCTCCTGCCCGTAGTGCAGGACCATCGCGGAAGGGGCGAGCGACAGCGGCCCGTACGGGACGATGCGCGCGTTTCCCCATCCCTTTCCCGACGCGAAGTCCATCAGGAACATGTGGTCAGAGAAGCGGTTCCCGAACCCGAGCTTTTCCCCGCGGTTCGGCTTCGGCCGCCGCCGGTTTTCCGCCACCTGCGTCACCGTGATCTGCATCCCCTCTCCCTTCCCGCCCTCCCGGGGGCGCGTTCCCTTCGGTGCGCGTCGAAAGACAAGGCGCGCGGAAATCAGTTATACCGCAAACCTGCCGATCCGGAAAGACGCCCTGGCACAGGGAAATCCGCTTTCGGTTCGGCGGGTCGGCGTGTACTATTACCAGACGGAGCGATGGATCCGACTTCCTGCGGAAAGGAGCGGCCAGGATGAAGAGACGGCTTGCGATGGCGATGTGCGCCGCGGTCGCGCTCTCGGGGGCGGCGCTCGCCGCGGACACCCCGGAGCTGAAAACCGACAAGGAGAAGCTCAGCTACAGCATCGGGATGGACATCGGGGGGAACCTGAAGCAGGGATCCGTCGAGGTGGACCCGGACCTGGTGGCGAAAGGGTTGAAGGACGGCTACGGCGGAGGGAAAACGCTTCTCACGGAGGACGAGGCCCGTCAGTCGATCACGGACTTCCAGAAGACGATGATGGCGAAGAAGGCGGAGGAGATGCGGAAACTCGCGGAGAAGAACAAGGCGGACGGGGAGAAGTTCCTCGCGGAGAACGGAAAGAAAGAGGGTGTGAAAACCCTCCCGAGCGGACTCCAGTACAAGGAGCTCAAGGCGGGGACGGGGAAGACGCCGAAGGCGACGGACACGGTGACGACCCATTACAAGGGGACGCGGATCGACGGGGCCGAGTTCGACAGTTCCTACAAGCGCGGTCAGCCGGCGACGTTCCAGATCTCCGGGGTGATCCCCGGGTGGACCGAGGCGCTCCAGTTGATGAAGGAAGGGGCGAAGTGGGAGCTCTTCATCCCGGCGAAACTCGCATATGGCGAGCGGGGCGCAAGCCGCGACATCGGCCCCAACGCCACGCTGATCTTCGAGGTGGAGCTGATCTCGGTGAAGTGAGCCGGGGGCGGCGCGTGTCGGTTATCTGCTGCGCGGAGAGGATTTCCCGGAGCGTCACCCGGGGAAAGAGGGGGGAGGGCCCTCCTGCCGTTCCTCCTTCACCGCAGGGAGGTCGGTAACGGAAATGAGAAATCTGCTCGGGATCATCGGTTCCCCCCGGAAGATGGGGAATTGCGAATTGATGGTGAAGGAGATCGCCGCAACCCTCCCCGAACCCGCGAAGCTCTCGATGGTGCGCCTCGTCGAAAAAGAGATCCGCCCCTGCAAGGCGTGCTACCGGTGCCTGGTGGGGGATTGCCCCCACCAGGACGATTATGCGGGAGTGCTCCGCGCGATCATGGAAGCGGACGCCGTGGTCGTCGCCGCACCCGCGTACTTCCGGGGCACCCATTCCTCCCTCCAGCGATTTCTGGATCGTTGCCTCCAGGCGTACCGGCACGTGGACGCCCTCCATGGAAAACCGGCGGTCGCCGTCGCCACCGCGGGCGTCGAAGACGGGGAAGGGTCGGCGTTGCAGGGGGTCGAGAACTTCATCCGCCAGCTCGGTTTCTCCCTGAAGGGGAGAGCCGTCGTGCGCGCCACCTTTCCCGGGGACGCGATCGTCTCCGAGGAAGGCGGGAGGGCCGCCCGCCGGCTGGCCGCCGCCCTCGTTTCTCCCGCCGATTACGTTCCGGAAGGGGTCTCCTGTCCCGAGTGCAGGGGGACGTACTTCGAATTCCGCGGAACGTCCGCCGTTTACTGCCTCTCCTGCGGCGGCGCCGGGACCTTTTCCGTGGACGGAGGGAACGTTGTTCTTGCGATCGGTCCCCCTGCCCACTCCTGGCGGAAGAAGGAGGAGATGGCGTCGCACGGGAAGTGGCTGATCGGGCGGCGGGAGGAATTCCTTCGCCAGAGGGACCGGCTGAAAGATGCCGTGAAGCCGTACCTGGGAGGAGAGTTCCTCTGATGCGGAAAGACGGCTGTCCGGAGGAAGTCCCTTGAAGGATCCCGCTTCGGCGATGGCGCCCCCGTGAGGAAAACATGAACGCTCTGCTGTGCACCGCTTTCGGTCCGCTGGAGAACCTTGAGGTACGGGAGATCCAGCCCCCGCGTCCAGGTCCCGGCCAGGTCCTGGTCGATGTAAAGGCAGCATCGCTCAACTTCCCCGATGTCTTGATGGCGCAGGGGCTCTACCAGGTGAAGCCGCCGCTTCCCTTTTCTCCCGGCACCGAAATCGCGGGCGTGATCGTCGAGGTCGGAACGGATGTGCGGGGCTTCCGGGCGGGCGACAGGGTCAGCGCCATCGCCGGCTGGGGCGGTTTCGCCGAGGCGTGCGCGGTGGACGCCGGATGGGTGACGCCGCTGCCCGGGGGGATGGACTTCGAAACCGGCGCCGCGTTCCTGTTCACCTATGAAACGTCCCTCCACGCCCTGCGGGACAGGGGCCGTCTCGAGGCCGGCGAAACCTTGCTGGTGCTGGGCGCCGCGGGAGGCGTCGGCCTGGCGGCGGTCGAGATCGGAAAGGTCATGGGCGCCCGCGTCATCGCGGCCGCCTCCAGCGAGGAGAAACTGGCCCTGTGCAGGAAGGTGGGCGCCGATGAGACGATCAACTACGCCTTCGGGAACCTGCGCGATCGCGTCAAGGAACGGACGGGCGGCAAAGGCGTGGACGTCGTCTACGATCCCGTGGGCGGCCCTTACACCGAGAGCGCCCTGCGGGCCACGGCTTGGGGCGGACGGCTCCTGGTGGTCGGGTTCGCCGCCGGGGACATCCCGAAGATTCCCATCAACCTCGCTCTCCTAAAGGAACGCTCCATCATCGGCGTCTACTGGGGGGATTCGGTCAAGCAGGACCCCGAAGGCCACCTGCGCAATGTGAAGCGGTTGATGGAGTGGTTCGCGTCCGGCAAGGTGAGGCCGTCCATCAGCGAACGGGTGCCCCTGAGCGAAGCCGCCGCCGCGATGCGGCGGATGGTGCACCGTCAGGTGAAGGGGAAAGTCGTCATATTGCCGGAAGCCTGACCCGGTCGACTCCTCACGTCCTTGCGGGATAAGCGCCTCAGATCCGTATCACTTCGCCGTCCTTCAGGAACCCGATGTTATCGTGCCCGAGAGCCAGGATCTCCGACTCGATTTCCTGAAGGAACTGGGGCTTGAGATGCATGATGCGGATCTGTCGCGGGGGCCGGGACATCTTCCCGATCTCTTTCCCGAGAAGGGCGGGGGTAAGGTGCTTGCTCGCCATCGCGAGTTTTTCCATGCGGTTGGGAAACGAGGTTTCCGTGATCAGCACCTTCACATCGTGGTCCGCCATCCTCTTCCAGAAACGATCGGTCGGCCCCGTGTCGCCCGTGTAGGCGATCGCCGTTTTTCCCGGATCCTCGACGATATACCCGTACGCCGGAACGGTGTGATCGACCCTCTCCATCGTGATCGTGTAGCCGTCGATCTCGCACGGACGGGCGGTGCCGAGGATCTTGTACCGCAGCGAAGGCTGCCCGGGCGACGGGATCCTCGTGAAATCGGGCCAGATCCTGTCATTGAAGATGTTTTTCTTCAGGTCGCCGAGAACGTCCTTCCCTCCGAGGACGGTGATGGTGTTCCCCGTTCTTCGACTCACCAGGTTGTCCAGGAGGAAGGGGATCCCCTTGATGTGATCGAGGTGGACATGGGAGAGGAGGATCCAGCGCAGGGTGCGCTCCTCCCGGATGTTCAGTGCGAGGGCGATCGTCCCCGCGTCCAGGAGAAACCTCTCGTCGACCAGAAACGCCGGGCAGTTGTGCCCGGGTACCTCGGAGCCCGCGGCGCCCAGAACCTTGATGATCATCGGGAAACACCCCCCTGTCCCCGGCTCCATTTATAGCCCCGGGGGGAAGGCCGGTCAAGGCCGCGTGTCCGAAGCGCTGGACTTCGCCCGACGCTACCGGTAATTTATCTCTCATGCGAACCCCGGTCCGGGAGGGACAAAGTTGAAGAGGCCTTATTCCGCATCGACGGTTTTCCTCCTCGTCTTCCTGACGGCTTCCGCGACCGCGGGAGACGCCACGAAGATGATGAGCGTCCAGGTGAGACAGGGGGATGTGAGGGCGACTCCCTACTTCCTCGGGAAAATCGTCGCGACCTTGTCGTACGGCGATCGCGTCGAAGTCCTCGGAAGCAAGGAAAACTGGTTCCGTGTCTCCCCCCGGGGGAAAGGCGTTACCGGATGGATGCACGCCTCCGCGTTGAGCGAAAAGAGGATCGTCCTCAAGGCGGGAGGAACGGATGCGAAGGTCGCCGCCTCCAGCGGAGAACTGGCGCTGGCCGGCAAGGGGTTCAACGCCGACGTGGAAGCCGAATTCAAGGCCAGGAACAGGAGCATCGACTTCTCCTGGATCGACCGGATGCAGGCGATGAAGGTCCGGCCGGAAAGGATCGCCGCGTTCCTCAAGGAAGGCGGACTGGTCCCCGCGCAGGGAGGTGGAAAATGAAACCGCTCCGCCGCGTGGCCGCCCTTGCGCTTCTCCTCGCCGGCCTGGCCGGAGGACCGGGATGAGCGTCCCTCGAAGAGGTTTCGAAGGTCGGCGCGTCCGTGGCTCAATCGGCGGGGGTCGTGACGGGGGAGCAGGCGAAATCGATCACCCGGAGCACGTCCGCGATCGCAAAAACGTTGGAGGACTTCACCCCGGAACAGGAATATTACATCGGCAGGTCCGTGGGAGCGGTCATCGTCAACCGGTACAGGCCGTACCCGAACGCCCAGGCCAACATCTACCTGGACCTCCTCGGCCAGAGCCTCGCGCAAGCATCCGACCGGCCGGAGACGTTCGGCGGCTACTATTTCCTGATTCTCGATTCCGACGAGATCAACGCCTTCGCGGCGCCCGGAGGGCTGATCTTCGTCTTTCGCGGCATGCTGCGCTGCTGCAGGAGCGAAGATGCGGTCGCCGCCGTGCTGGCGCACGAGATCGCGCACATCCAGCTCCGGCACGGGATCCGGTCGATCGAAAAGGGCCGGCAGACGCAGGCGCTGACCATCCTCGCGGCAGAAGGCGCGAAGACGTTCGGGAAGAAGGAGCTCGCCGACCTGACCAGGACGTTCGAGGGCTCGATCATCGACATCACCTCCACCCTGATCAACAACGGGTATTCCCGCACCTTTGAGCAGGCGGCCGACGCCTCCGCGGTCCGGACGCTTTCCAGCACCGGCTACAATCCGAACGCCCTGGTCGCGATGCTCCGCGAGATGGAGAAACGGCTGAAGCCGGGCGGGCTCGATTTCGCCAAGACGCATCCTTCTCCCCGCAGCCGGATCGAAGACATCGAATCCCTTGTCGGCCGCTCGGCCCTCACCGAGCCCCCCGCCCGGCAAGCGAGATTCCGCAAGGTCATGGAGAACATCTGACCGGCGTGAACCTTCCTGCCTCCGGGAAAAAGATCCTCGAAGGGGCGCTGGTTGCCGTCGTTTCCACCGTCCTGGCGTCGCTTTTGTGGGTGACCGGCGGGCTGGACCGATGGGAACTGCGAACCTGGGACGGACGCGTAAGCCGCATGTCCCGACCGGCCCCCTCCACCGATCGGGTCCGACTCGTCCTCCTCGACCAGCAAAGCCTTGATTGGGCCCAGAAGGAGAACGGGCTTTCGTGGCCGTGGCCCAGGGAAGTCTACGGCGCCGTCATCGGGTATCTGCAGCGCGCCGGGGCGAAAAGCATCGCCTTCGACGTCCTGTACACCGAGCCGTCCGCGTACGGCGTGGCGGACGACGTCGCCCTCGGAGACGCCATCGCGGGGAGCGAGCAGTTCGTGGGGGCGCTGTTTCTCGGCGAGAAGACCGGCAGCGTCACCTCCTGGCCGGGCGGCGTCGCTGCGAAGCCGCCGCGAATCCGCAGGCTGGACGAATGGCTGTCCGGGGGAGGGGGCCGAGGGGGCGTCACGGCGTCCCGGGGTCTTTTTCCCATTCCGGAAATCGCCGGCCGGGCCGCGGCCCTCGCCGACGTTCAGCACAACCCGGATCCCGACGGGGTCTACCGGCGGGTGCGGCTGTTCCGGATCTTCGACGGGAAACCGGTCCCTTCCCTCGCGCTGGCATGCTTCCTTGCCGCCTACCCGGACAGTTCCATCGAGATCCGGCGGGGGTCGATCTCCATCGCCGGGAGGACGATCCCGATCGATGAGGAAGGAAACGCCATCCTCCGCTTCCGCGGCCCTTCCGGTACGACGTACCGGCAGTACAGCGCCGCATCGGTGATCCAGTCCGAGCTGAGGATCCGGGCCGGGGAGGATCCTGTCATCCGGGACCCGGACGCGTTCCAGGGCCGCCATGTCATTTTCGGGTTCAGCGCACCGGGGCTCTACGACCTGCGGCCGGCGCCCGTCGGGGGGGTGTTCCCGGGCTCCGAGATCCACGCGACGGCGCTCGACGACCTGCTGGAAGGGGATTTCATGGCGGAGGCCGCGCCCCGGACGACCGTCGCCGTGATGTTCCTGCTGGCGCTCCTTGCCGCCCTCTCGGTCGCGTTTTCCCGGAACGCCTGGAGGAGCCTGCTCCTCTTCGCGGTCTGCCTCCCCCTGCCGGTGCTCCTCTCCCTGCTCGCCTACTCGCGCGGAACCTGGCTCCCGCTGGTCGTCCAGGAGGCGGCGGTTTCCCTGTCGCTGCTCGGCGCCCTGGCCGTGAATTACGCCACGGAAGGGAAACAGAAGCGGTACATCAAGAGCGCCTTCCGGCAGTACCTGAGCCCGGACGTCATCGAGCAGCTCATCGCGCACCCGGAGCGGTTGAAGTTGGGCGGAGAACGGCGCACCCTCTCGATCTTCTTCTCCGATCTGCAGGGATTCACCGCCATCGCGGAGGGGCTCGATCCGGAAGCGTTGACCGCGCTGCTCAACGAGTACCTGTCGGCGATGACGGACATCCTTCAGGAAGAGGGCGGGACCGTCGACAAGTACGTCGGCGACGCCATCATCGCCTTCTGGAACGCCCCCCTCGAACAGCCCGACCACGCCGAACGGGCGGCCCGTGCCGCGGTGCGCTGCCAGGAAAAGCTTTCGGAGCTGCGTCCCGGCCTCAACACCGGTTTCGCCGTCGTCGGCAACATGGGATCCCACAGCCGTTTCGACTACACGGTCCTCGGCGACGCCGTCAACCTGTCCTCCCGGCTCGAGGGGATCAACAAGCAGTTCGGCACGTTCATCCTTTCATCGGAAGCGATGCGGAAGGCGTTGCCGGAGACGTTCCCCGCCAGGGAGATATCACGGGTCGCCGTCGTGGGAAGAAAGGAGCCGGTGCGGGTCTTCGAGTTGCTTTCCACGAAAGATTTCGAGGCCCGGGAAAGGGAACGCGTGGTCTTCTCCGACAGCCTCGGCGCGTTTTACGAGGGGAATTTTTCCGCGGCCCTCGAATCGTTTCTTTCGATCGAGGGGACCGATCCCCCCGCGGCCGCCTACTCGCGGAAGTGCCGGGCGCTGATGGAGCATCCGCCGGACCGCTGGGACGGCGTCTGGGTCATGACCGAGAAGTAGCCCCCGCAAGATCCCCCGACGATTGACCTTTGCCGTTTCCGGGGCTACCGTAAATCGTTGTGAACCTTTTCCTGGCCGAAAGAACCGAGGAATCATGGTCTCCGATCCGTTCAGCGGGATATTCTCCCTGGTGGATTTCAGCTACACCCTGATCAGCAGGATCGCCATCCTTTCCGTCGCCCTCCTGTTTTTCCTTTCCGTGCACTGTCTGAAC is from Deltaproteobacteria bacterium CG2_30_66_27 and encodes:
- a CDS encoding branched chain amino acid aminotransferase; this encodes MQITVTQVAENRRRPKPNRGEKLGFGNRFSDHMFLMDFASGKGWGNARIVPYGPLSLAPSAMVLHYGQEIFEGMKAYFARDGAVCLFRPDQNAERLNRSAARMCLPEIPVEDQFAALRALVRLDREWIPRDEGASLYIRPTMIGTEAGLGVRPSAEVLFFIITGPVGAYYARGFDPVRILVEETYVRAARGGTGEAKTGGNYAASLLAAKKAKEKGFDQVLWLDAEHRRFVEEVGTMNIFFVLRGELVTPPLSGSILPGVTRDTVLTLAREWKIPVAERPVEIDEILKGAADGTLSETFGSGTAAVISPVGSFSCHGKEIQVGRGRTGEFSLRLYREITGIQYGEIEDRHHWIRRVE
- a CDS encoding NADPH:quinone oxidoreductase, which gives rise to MNALLCTAFGPLENLEVREIQPPRPGPGQVLVDVKAASLNFPDVLMAQGLYQVKPPLPFSPGTEIAGVIVEVGTDVRGFRAGDRVSAIAGWGGFAEACAVDAGWVTPLPGGMDFETGAAFLFTYETSLHALRDRGRLEAGETLLVLGAAGGVGLAAVEIGKVMGARVIAAASSEEKLALCRKVGADETINYAFGNLRDRVKERTGGKGVDVVYDPVGGPYTESALRATAWGGRLLVVGFAAGDIPKIPINLALLKERSIIGVYWGDSVKQDPEGHLRNVKRLMEWFASGKVRPSISERVPLSEAAAAMRRMVHRQVKGKVVILPEA
- a CDS encoding MBL fold metallo-hydrolase, which gives rise to MIIKVLGAAGSEVPGHNCPAFLVDERFLLDAGTIALALNIREERTLRWILLSHVHLDHIKGIPFLLDNLVSRRTGNTITVLGGKDVLGDLKKNIFNDRIWPDFTRIPSPGQPSLRYKILGTARPCEIDGYTITMERVDHTVPAYGYIVEDPGKTAIAYTGDTGPTDRFWKRMADHDVKVLITETSFPNRMEKLAMASKHLTPALLGKEIGKMSRPPRQIRIMHLKPQFLQEIESEILALGHDNIGFLKDGEVIRI